GCCTTGCTTCTAAAAGACAGTGACCAGGCCACTGCAAGTGGTATTCTATGTGAATTACCGTCCAGGAAGGTCTCAGTGATGCAAAACCTTGTCTGCAAAACGAGTTGGACTCCTGTGGGGAAATAatgaatcatttatttattttttggatgaCAAGAAAGTGGTCAGGTCTAAACCACCGCTCAGAGCAGCCTCTAAACTATCCACCGTGGAAGCGAGAAGATGATAAAGGAAGCTGTTGGCTTCACTTCCTGTATTTTGTTAAAagttttgtagttttgttttgtgatgggctgaaacacacagcacacactcacagtTGGACGCAGACTACAGCATCCAACCTCCACGAGTGTTGTGCTGGAATATTTCAGTCAGAGCTGGAAGCAGTACAGGCTAATATCACCGATATCATTGCAGCATGAATCATCATTTATTTGCAAatattctgaacacattttaatgagctcTAAATCACCGTGATTTTTACTTTcaacaataattatttaaaacaataaaacacatcGATATATGaggtacattttatttatttccaaataaattaatacatattttttaacaCAGTTCAGTGGGCTACATGTTGATCTTAAAGGACTGAaacaaatatcgatagtataaGGCTAGTATCAATCCAGAACTAATAAGGTGCAGGTATCGATACTATCGATCTGCCCACCTCTCCTGGAAGCAGCGGCAGTTGCACAGCAGCCCTGTCACATTACACCGTCGAGGTAAATGTCAAACGGTTTGAGAACGAGCGTGTCTATCACGTGGTAAACGAGCAGAAACTTGAACTTTTACCTTGAACTTTCGCTTCCTTACCTTCACAGGAGCGGCTCTGTTGACGCTTTCAGTGCCTCTGCTCAGTGTTTTTGATCTAAATGTGCTACAGGCAGAACCGTGGGAGCGTCCCATCATCATATTTCCACTGTTCCGTCTCTGATATTCGTGCTGTCACCTAAGTCAGGATGGCCGAGCGGTCTAAGGCGCTGCGTTCAGGTCGCAGTCTCCCCTGGAGgcgtgggttcgaatcccacttctgacagtAACTTTTCACAAGCAGCGCAAACAGACCGCTCTCCTCGTGGTTGCTTACATCCTGTTATTTAACACGCCGCCGTGTTCTTGGTTGCAAATGTCGCATTTTAGTCAGCTGTGCACGGGGTGGCATCAAGTGTCAATCCGCCAACACACTCAAAACACAGGTGCTGGCGCTATGTGTTTAAATCTGTAATAACTTCACTCTGTGAGAATGAAGTCAGATTTATTTTACGTGATAACCTGTTTATTGAATTTGTTAAGAGGAAACCTGAGCGGCCTTTGACAGCTCTAGCCAGAAACCAGTAGCTCCAACCTAAAATAGAAAACTTTCCAGCTCATGCACACATGCAGGCTGGGAAACACAACTGACAGCATGAAGCACTTTGGCTTTATCccagtgaaagaatgaaaaggtttaatatagcagaaatataaaaatctgATTGTCAACgaggataaataaataaataaataaataaataaataaataaaacaaaccttACTCAGACTCAGTGAACAAAGCACTTAATAACTGACATAAATAATCAAAAAATCTGCATTCATAAAACACTTTGACGTAAAAATTGTGGACCcctattatcattattattgttattattattattatgcttcAGTCTCAAAATTCGGATTCCCAAATATAAAGTATTCAGATGCGTTGGGCCTAAAAATCTGgtggaaacatttttatttatttacaaagttatcctaaaaatatttattgtatGATGccattactttcttttttttaaataatataaaatctTAATAACTGTATATTAAGTTATTGAGGAATATTCTTACATGTGTATTTTGTTATGTTGTCGTTTATTGTCTCTACATGGGGATGCTCACAGCAGGCGTTATAGTTCCTGCGTAAACACTTTTATCTGCTCATGATGACACTGTGGTGAATTTCTTTGTTCAAAtttgagtgttcaggagttcaGACCAATGTTGCCATTTGGGTGATTTTAAATTATACGAGCGTCGACTACCACAAGAAAGTTTTAAATGCCTGAAGTCGTTGTTGGTCATGCTTTCAACACAGCTGTATTCTATCAGATAATATGAACTATAATAACCTGCTATAATAAATAATCATTACACGTTAATTAGTAAACTAGTAAAGGAGCATTTCACCAAATCACAGGATTCACCTTTTTAAGTCTAAAACTGTCCTGCACATTTTTTGTTACGACTTTTCCTCCTGTGTTTgacaaatgagagaaaaaataaaacaaagaaacacgAGTATTATCAGGACCAAAGGTTGAGTGAGACCCAAAGCCATCCTTGTTTGGTCTCTttggatgaaaaataaaacctgCTGGTTTTCTAATCTGTCTCTATTTAATCAGAATTTAAAGATTCTGGTTTTTAATGAGGTTTTCTGACACTGATGcacactgtgagaaacaccAGACAACGGCTAATGTTAAGTGACAATTTCACCTTTATTAACATGGTGAAAAATCATTAGTAAAGGTCAGGGTGACAGGCTGGAGGAGGGCTCGGTGCTCAGGTGGTGCCTGTAAAGAGAGCaacacactgagagagagagacgacaAGGATGTCACTCTGCAGTGAACCACAGCAGATCTCTGTACTTGAGCTGCATATGCACACCGAACGTGATTGAAAAGCATTTCAATGAGATCCTTTGATTAGCGTCCTGCTTTCATCAGGAATTATTGAAAATAATTATTGTCCCAGTGTTTGTGCTGGAAATGATGAATGCCAGCATGTCGAGGGACTTAAAGAGAAACTACTTTCTGATTTTAACTGACATAAAATAAAGAAGCCAGTGGACACTTTGCTAATTTATTTCACAAGCTGGCTCCTTGGAGCATTATTTGACTCTCTTCCAACAACAATAGCTGTAATTATGGAATTAATGAAGACCCAAAGAAGCgctatagctttttttttttaccttatagCTTCAAAGGAGACAACGAATTGTGGACAAGTACATAACTAAGTGTGAAACATTAGGTTTGAAGGTCAATTTTGgcaatacatatatatatatatatagtctcTCTGATGGCAGCAATACAGTAAAAATGCTCAATTTACTACGTTATACTTGAAAAGTAATGGCGAGTGGTGGACAAGTAATAAAATTGTCCGTATTCAAAACAGTGGCATGATTTTCAATGACAGCACGTCATGTTTGATAAAAACTTGTGACAATCTGCTAAAGAACGCCcttaaaaatgtgtatttgttaCTTTCAGGAGAAACGAATAGACTGAGCGGGATGGAgagccatgttttttttctttcctttgtttctgCCAGTAGGAGAAACACTAAAAATACTGTGATCTCCGTGTGACCCCTCGTGCACCCTGAATCATCTAACCGCCCAGCTTGGAACTCCTAAAAATATACTCCTAGAAGGCAGGTGGATGAATAAAACAGGAGCGAGGGGTCAGAAATTAGAAGTTTCTAAATGATTCACTGTGGAGAAATACGTGTCATCAGCATCACCATCACGCTCCCACCCATCGTTGTCATCTCCTGAATTATCACGCAGAAACGTGGCTCCTGTGGCAGATGTCTGATGCCTCAGAGGTCATGAACTCTGCGCGCAGATGCTGATAGAGGAGTGAAAGCAGCTTTGCCTTTGCCTCGGCTCCTTGAGTGACGTTGATCGTGCAGCAGAGAGACAGTGTCCTCCCTTAGAGACCACATGCATGGATTTTTCCCCTTTATATTATATGAAACAAAAAGGGAGGGGTGGGAGGGGATGTTATCTGTAATATCCAGCATCATTATTTGCATTAAGATATAATCTCATCCTTTTCATAAACTCTGGAGACGTGGTCTTGTGATTATTAAGAAGCTTTCGGCCGTATGCGAAGGgaaagttcctcttttttgAATCCTGGAAGTGGGGGAGGGTTTAAGCTTAAATTCCCTTTTGCTTCTTTCATAATAAAGCCGTTGCTGTTCAGGAgaaagctgtgttttgtgtgtgtgctggaaCGCGTAgctcttttttttagtttactAAAGAGCGAAAAGTTGAAAGCAGCGCAGGATGTGGGTACAAGGTGATGATGAGGACACTGCAGCTGCAGGTAAGACTCGGTAATCTGGCCCCAAAGAGGTGCTGAAGGAGCCAAATAAAAGTTTCAGCGtttaaaaagtcagaaaaataaaatgcttttacTTTGCGAGGATGTTGATTGTGCAGGTTTTCTAGTTGATGCACATTTATTGCGTTTGATTGTTTACAACAGCTTTTGTTGCCAGCTAAAGATAAACCTGCATGCATGGATTTTAAGACTACTTGCTAACATATTCTactgtgtaaaataaaataatgctaAAATTTAGCTCACCCTGAATCCTCTGTGTAATTAACAAGATTGCAATTCGTATTATTTGCTATATAATTTCAAaagaaatgctccaaaaggcccTGCGCCACAAAACATGGTCATGCAGTCCAGTTTGGTAGATTTCATTAGAGCAGGCGGGGCCTAGCAGACAGCTATAACATGCATAACTTTTGATCTCATTGCAACTAAATCCTACCCCTGCATGCCTGTCATGAAGTCGTACAGAGACAAGGaacagtttttctactttaaagctgaacattttaatgtgaggGTCTGTTGGTAATGACTTGCTTTTGGAGCCGGCCTCTCCGGCAGTGAGTTTCTTTCACCTCAGTTTTTAACAGCTTAAAGAAAAGACATATGAGGGATTAATCTGTGACTTTTGGAGGTGCTGCTACTATAAATGCTTCTGTTTTCGCTCCCTTTTTTGAGCAGGGGATGTCAAGAGATAAATGAGAGTTTAGTTAAGTTTAGATTAACAGAAACAACACAGAATAACATGTGTTGTTTAACCTGCACAAGCAGTGTAGTGGTTGTGGTTTCATAGGTAATGTGCTGCAACAGGAATCACTATTCTGATCTGACGCTCAACAAGAAAGAGGATTCTTTCTTTGATTTCAACACTGCTGACTCCTTAGTCTGTAGGACAAAGTGAAGTAACAATGGCAAACGTCAGTGATTCACAGGCCATGGAAAGCGAAAACCTTTAAAGGTTCCTCATGTGATTTCCACTTCCCGTATTCCTCTCACAGCACAACAACCTCATGGAGTTCCTCTTCTATTCATTCTGATCTTTGGTGTCTTTTTTTCGGGTGCCCATTTCACAGTATAAAGTGTCATGTTTTTGCCCGCAGACTCGGATGAAGAGTGTGCTTTCTCCTCCGAAGATGAGGAAGACCTTCAGGTACTGATGTGACTGACACCTTTCACAGGAGGGATCGCTGAGCCCGGCTCAGGCTGGCGTACTGCTAGCTTGATGGAAGGAAAAAATTTGACTGACTCTGGTTTAGAAATCTTCCCCGTGTGCCAAGAGCCTGCTATTATAGAGAAaggataaaaatgaaatgacacaaaaattaaacaaaattgCCAAATCAAAATGGTCTAAAAAGCGCATAAACGTGATTACGTTGAAACGTAATTTGGCGCCTCAGCTTTCTGATAATGgaataaaatgtgaataaaaatcaGCTGCGTCAATTTGCCGTTGCTTGATTGATCTCTTTCTTCCGTTTTGCTTGTTGACATTTGATTGCCAGTGGCACATCCTGGAGAAGCAGAGGGACGAAGCCAATCAGAGGCTGTCGGAGTTGGAGGAAGGTGAGACTCTTCACTTCAAATATCAACGTTGTTTAcgtgttttttaaatgacaggACTGTGGGACAAACAAATGAGGAGCTTTCACACAGAAAATTGTtatgaatgtgtttgttttgtgtgttttcggAATGACTGCATCCTCTTCAGTATGCTTATATGAAGAGCTCGTGACTGACCACTGTGCTCTTTATCAGCTTCCAATCAGCTCCTGAAAGAGATCAACGTGCTGGAGATCCAGTTCCAGATAGAGCGCTCCTGCAGGGAGAGCGCTGAGGCGCTGGCTCTCAAAGTATGTCTGTTAACTACTGCactgtttttcctttcctttcctttcctttcctttcctttcctttcctttcctttcctttcctttcctttcctttcctttcctttcctttccttccctCTTGTTCAGCATTATCATCATCAGATCTCTCATTCTTTGATCTGGTTTTTTCCCCAGGTGACCAAAGAGAACAAAGTCCTGAAGAGGAAGAGCCAGATGTTGATGCCACTCATCGCTGAACTACCTGAAAACCTGGCTGATATGACCTTTGACCCTCAGAGTGACCCCACGGTTAACGGTGACGAGGTGGACGGTGATGAGGTGGATGGTGCCGGAGGGAGCAGCAGCGAGGAGATGCTGCTTGAGAGTCAAGCCAAGATCACAGGTTAGCTGGCACTACCCATGATATGAACAGAGCTATTGTAAAAttagaatgagaaaaatagataataaaatctggttatttgttttgttttgtgtttttttgttcctGTCATGTGTGTCAGAGCTGCAGGCGTCTGTGGACGGTCTGCTGGCTGAGAAGCTTAAACTGGAGCAACAAGTGGAGGATCTGACCAGCGAGCAGACGCAGCTCAGAGAGCAGGTAATGCAGacagtgtttttatatttgtggAGTTTGAGTGCTTAAAGCACGGGTgaggaactccaggcctcaaggaccggtgtatcaccctgggtcaacacacctgaatcaaaggattagttcattaccaggcctctggagaacttcaggacatgttgaggaggtcatttagccatttaaatcagctgtgttggatctaaaacctgcaggacactggcccttgaagcctggagttcccccagcCCTGGCTTAAAGAATCCTACCAaacacagtatgtaaagatgcCTTAAAGCTACATTCTTTCTAATAGCCAGCAGAGGCCGACTCATCTAgctaaaaaatgaaatgtagTGGAATTAATGGGGAAATGGCCTGTGGCTCCCTTTACCCTGACCCTGAGTAAACACTTTTTCATTTCACTCTATGGTCTCAATCACTTGTTTAAAGTCTTATTGAATAATACATGTCATCTATTTAGCAAATTATGGTTCCAATTAGTGATCAGAAGGACAATAAACAGCCTTTTGTAGCACCCGTTGTGGCCGTTGCAATCTGCTGGTGCGAGCTTGTCGTGCActtttttgatttttatctCCTGGTGCTGGAGGCATGGCCGGGTTGAAGACACGATTCTGACAGTTTTTACCACCATCTCAGTAATACATCAGCACAGGAGCTCAAAGATGATTCAGAAGGAGATGTTGAAACAGTTTGAATCAGATTCTCtggaaaaaacttttaaaaaaagtttccaTGGCGCTATAACGAGTGGTGACACCTGCCGTCTCTCAGCACTAGTATAAACTGTTGGTCAGATTCGCCCTCGCTCATCAAGTCCAGTTTCAAAAAGCTCAATGCTTTAAAACAAGACTTTGCAAACTAGGGAGTGACATCCATCTTTCATGTACAGTCAAAGGGACTGGCTGCTTCGGGAAAGTGAACCTCACAGCTGCTTCTTTGTTCCAAAAACTCATGTGTAAATCATCAAACCATAAGACTATAACATGTCATAAAGCtgaagtttgtgttttctctgtgtgtgtgtgtgtgtgtgtgtgtgtgtgtgtgtgtgtgtgtgtgtgtgtgtgtgtgtgtgtgtgtgtgtgtgtgtgtgtagcttgcTCTGGAGGTAGCGGAGAAGGAGGCCATTCTGAGgaaactgaacaaacaaaacaagactgtaaataaactcaaacGAGGTAAGTCCTGATTAGATgagactgaagactgaagattaCTTTCATTATTGATTCACTTAAAAAAATCCTTTCATGAATCAACAGACTTGAGATGattcatttttgtgtttcattAATTTTTCAGTGTAACAACAGTCCAGCTTTTGAGTGCAATTAAAGGAGCATTTCACTGAAATTACACACAAACCAACTAGTGTCACTagttatgcattttttttccatcttacaGACTGACATATCTGAGCCATCTTTGGCACATTGTGTATTTTTGATTCATAAATGACATTCACCCCAAACCATTATGCAATCAGGAGTTTGCTTCTAAATCAAAAGCATCATAAATTCGTcattaatatttgttttgtgtgtctccCCCTCCCCCTCGTGTGCACACCAGTGTCCCAGCTTGTCACCGATGAGTTCACAGAAATGTCTCAGAAGCTGGAGCTGGAGCAGGGCCTCCGGCAACACGCTGAAGTCTTAGCCACCCAGGTGCGAGCgcatgcgtgtgcatgtgtgtgtgtgtgtgtgtgtgtgtgtgtgtgtgttttcagcacTGGACAAAACATTTTGTCATATATTCACACCTATATATACTGAGGGTGACAGGTCGTGCCACAGGAACGGGACAAGGAGTGTTAGCGCTGACCTTCGGGCGGGTGTGGGGAACGGACGGACACTCCAGTGAAAGGGGAGGGACGgggatgcaaacacacacacacacacacacacacacacacacacacacacacacacacacacacacacacacacacacacacacacgtttctgCTGTCGCACGGCAGCTGATGTGGCGGGACAGCACAAGAGGTCTCCATTCTTCGTTTCTCACACCAACGACACTTTGGTCAAATGTGCGTCGCCTCTATGAAGATACAAGACAAAAGCGCACACGCACTTGTACACATTGACGAAAAACATCAAttcacttaaaacacacacacacatacccaaacagaatacacacaaacacacacacacacagcacagttgTTGCAGTCCCAGCTGCTCCCATAATGAAgggcttttctttccaaaaaaaaaTAAGCTGTCTCTCTTCCCATTTAGCCCCTCCCTGCGCCATAATTAGTGGTCATCACTGCCGCCGAAGGAGAATAGTGGTCTTTAAGCACAACCTGTCTTCGCCTGACACCTTTATGTTTTGCCGAGCATATAGCAATTGTCGCTTTTGTGCGCAGCCTCCTCCATTTACTGGACAGGCGCACAATGGGCTTCCTCACAGGGGTCCTTACCTGTGAAAAGGACCCCCGACTCTCCACACAATTCAGCCCCTTTACTCTCAATTCATGGTAAAAGACCCCCCTGCGCTGAATGCCTCTTGTGTGCACcactatttgtctgttttcatgtgttttgaaaacaacaaccattcacacctctCCTCTGTGATGCACGGTGGTATAATGATGCGGGGGCCTCAAACAGGAAACGAtttggagcttttttttttttttctgtgtgtgcttctttgttcctttgtgttgcagtgtgtgtgctcagggtgtgtgtgtgtttgtatgtatgaAATAATTGTGCTAATTGCTGTGTGAAAATTGCTCCCTGCTAAAGGGAGCCCACAGATTGGAGCGGTGTAATTTGCAGCGCGGAGCCTCGTGCTGCATGCTCCGACACGGAGCTGCGGCTTCAGTTTGTCCCGAtagtaaaaacacagaaatgaaaaccTCATTTTCTCACACTTCCTGTTCTCTGATCACGGACCTGCTCTCAAAAAAAATCTAGAAAATCTATCAGAGAGACGCCCATTATAAGCAGAGTGCACCGGGGTCACGTACCTTGTATTGTTTTGGGGGGAATTAAAGGGTATTAGGGGCAGTTACACACAAAATAACACGTAGCAGGTTTTCTTAGCTGATTTTATTCTGGATCTGGctttttgtgtcatttaaatTAACCATCACCACCAAACCAGACCATCTCTAAGGTTATAATTATCTCTGTCAGGACACTTCTTTAGGTGTGGTCAGCTTTTTTTTGGTGTCACTTACAAGATACACTATGTAGACAGAGTACTGTGCCAGCTACAGATGACATCAACAGCAGCTGCTCAGCTGTGGACCCACATGTCAGGAAATGACATGGGGGtcatgtaatgtaatgtaatgtaacacAGTAGggtttgttttgatttcattGTTGTTCTTTTCCcatgttcatgttttgtttatgtttccTGCCTTTCTTTGTCCTACAtgtttctacttcctgttttattttggtaactgCTTTTCTTGCGCATCTCCCGTGCCTTGATTTCCTGTCTCTGTCTTCTCTCTGAATGACTGGTCCTTCCTGTGTCTACTTCAACAGTCTGTGTGCATTAGAGGTGGACTcctcgatccaaatatcgatagcaTCGATACCAATGCTGGTATTGGTATTTGATCAATACCAGCACGACATGATTGTGCTAATTGTTGTGGAAAGTAAAATCACAGTAATTTAGTggtcataaaaatgtttttaattgatGAGGATCCAGCTCAAAAATCACGACAAACTGCTCTCTCCTACAGAGAGCTGTCTTTAAGGTACTGTtatcggtattggtatcagCAATccttgtatttacttggtatcagatcAATAGTAACATCTGCAGTATTGCAAAGCACGATCATACTGCACTTCTGCATGTGCATTACTTCTCTTAACCACTTATCCAAGTTAGGGATAGAAGAGCTTGAGGATCACAGGGGCCCAGCTCACCCTGGACAGGCTGCTGGTTTGTCACATGgtcaacacagagagacacacatgcAGCCAGTTTACAATCACCGGTTaacccaggggtgggcaattccaggccccgagggccggtgtccctgcaggttttagatgtgtccttgaaccaacacagctgatttaaatggctaaattagctcctcaacatgtcctgaagttctccagaggcctggtaacgaactaatcatgtgtttcaggtgtgttgacccagggtgagatctaaaacctgcaggactccGGCCCTcagggcctggaattgcccacccctgggttAACCTAATGCCCATATTGCTGGACCTGAGAGGAAACCAGAATACCAACTGGAAACTCGGGCACATGCAAAATGTTTGAATACACAAAAGCCCCCCAGCCATTCAGAAGGTTCAAACCAAGAAGCTTCTTGTTGTGagacaacagtgctaaccactgcacctcCCTTATCTGTTCGAAAACTAATCAAATCTGCTCAAACCAAGCATTTTGCCTATATAACTGTGTGCACAACTACcacaacattaacacatgtcACAAATGCCTGAGCAAAAGAGCAAAAGGTTTGTTTAGAGCACTCTGCTGATTGGGGAGATCTACACAGCAATGATTAAGCACAGCTGGTGTATTCATTTTCCACAGCAGAGAAGAAAGAAGCACATTTTCCAAATGATTCAAGGCAAagtctgacatttttttgtcaCAATGCGAGAACAATGATGCTTTGTCTCACAGCAAAATAACCCCGTTCGCATTGCCGCTGCTCTTCAGTGAAGCCGATGAGTAATACGTAACAAAGCTTCCAAGTCATTGTTCAGTCAAAcgctggtttgacaaccacCTGCTGGGAGACAATCAGCAACCAGTCCTTTAGATCTCACTTCATCTTTCCTCTAATTATGGTTCATTGTCAGTGATGTATTTCTTTGCcattttcttagaaacaaagaATCCAAAGATGTGTTGAAATCGTCAAAGCTCGATTTGTTTCTCCCCCCCATCAGATGATCCTAGAGCAGAAGGTGACCCAGGCCTCAGAGACAGACCTGAAAATGCAGGTGCAGCTGGAGCAGGCGCTCCAACAGATATCCCAAACCAGCACAGCTCTGTGTGACATACAACTCTACTACCAGGACCGGGTGGGTAAACGTGATCACTGAGAGTGTCACGATACTAGAACATAGTGGAAATAACTGATGTCTTCATCATGCCTCTGCTCTCCTGTGATCAGTTAAAACAGAGCCAGAGTGCTGTGGAGGAGAGCAGTGCCCTCTCTGAGCTGCAGAACCTGAGAGAGCAGCTGGAGAAGagcgaggaggagaggaagactTTAGAAACTCAGCTATCTGACGCTAACAGCTTGGTCACCCAGCTCCAGGAAGAAGGTACTCCCTTGTGCCTGAAGATACGACCTTATCTAATCATAACAAAAAACCTGTACATGACGT
The sequence above is a segment of the Oreochromis aureus strain Israel breed Guangdong linkage group 3, ZZ_aureus, whole genome shotgun sequence genome. Coding sequences within it:
- the shtn2 gene encoding shootin-1; translated protein: MWVQGDDEDTAAADSDEECAFSSEDEEDLQWHILEKQRDEANQRLSELEEASNQLLKEINVLEIQFQIERSCRESAEALALKVTKENKVLKRKSQMLMPLIAELPENLADMTFDPQSDPTVNGDEVDGDEVDGAGGSSSEEMLLESQAKITELQASVDGLLAEKLKLEQQVEDLTSEQTQLREQLALEVAEKEAILRKLNKQNKTVNKLKRVSQLVTDEFTEMSQKLELEQGLRQHAEVLATQMILEQKVTQASETDLKMQVQLEQALQQISQTSTALCDIQLYYQDRLKQSQSAVEESSALSELQNLREQLEKSEEERKTLETQLSDANSLVTQLQEEVKQLQQTLNSDDKSDEPGEKAIPDSVSLPPPPPPPPPPPTTVTNFKDFMKSRKKHGATAADDLNKAAPLLDMKARAVDEMMERIKKGIVLRPMKRIQEDDSSWKDQKSDNRKSAILELKGMLDNMKRQHLRRVPSRRGTGRNVGEAELLMVLQRRRRAMGDNQEPPPSNQPQDVQPGLLCVPAAGDAPWAGESGSAPVLRRLKQNREKRDSRIRASALFISHQA